The DNA window AGGCCCCCTCCTTGCCCTGCGCCAGCATGTCTAGTGTCTGCTTGTCGTAGGGCAGGTGGACGCTCGAGGGGCTGAGGCCCTGGCGCTTCAGCGACGCCTGCGTGTCCTCAAGCAGCGCGTCCTCCTGACCCCTCCTGTTGAGGAAGTTGTCGTAGCTCAGCTCGTAGTAGTCAACCCCCATGTTGTGGAGTCTAGTCACAGCGTCAGCCGGGAGCAGGGACCTGTATATCATTGTAGCGTAGGCTACCCTCATGCTACCAGCCAGGCCTGGGCTCCACGGCCAAGATATTAGCCTTATACAGCACTGAATCTCTTTCCAGAGAGAAAAATATTTTAAGTGTGAAGAGGACATCTTTTCAGAAGGCGAAAGGACGTGAAGGATTTCACAAAGCCGTTGACTGTAGCTGACGGCATACACTGGGTTGGTGTCAACGACAGGAGGAAGGTCAGGTTTGAGAACATGTGGCCCATACCAGAGGGCATATCATACAACGCCTACGTTATTGACGCAGGCGACGGGTTCATAGCCGTTGACGGTGTCGAGGAGGACTACTCCGAGGAGTACTTCTCCAAGCTGAGGGCGGTGGTCGGGGACCTCTCAAGGGTTAAGCTGATAGTTGTGAACCACCTCGAGCCCGACCACCAGGGCACCCTGGAGGAGCTCGTAAGGAGGACGGCGGCGCCGGTGGCCATATCAAGCGTGGGGGCCAAGATGATTGATGACTTCTACGACGTCCCTGGCGACAGGCTGAGGCCTGTCAAGGACGGCGAGGTGCTTGAGGTTGGCAGCAGGAGGCTGAGGTTCATCTACACCCCCTGGCTCCACTGGCCTGAGACCATGATGACCCTTGAGGAGGTCAACGGCGTCCTCTTCACATGTGACGTCTTCGGCTCCTACAGGGCCCTGAGCGAGGGCCTGTTCGACGACGAGGTCCCCCTTGACAAGTACATACCTGAGGCCAAGAGGTACTACGTTAACATAGTTGGTAAGTACGCTAAGAACACGCTTGACGCGCTGAAGAAGCTGGGGCCCCTGATGAGCTCAGTCAAGGTGATAGCGCCAGCCCACGGACCTCTCTACAGGTCAAACCCGCGGCTGCCCCTCGACCTGTATGAGGAGTGGGTGCTCCCAAGGCCTGAGAGGGAGGTGTCAATACTCTACATTAGCATGTACGGTCACACCGTTAAGGCCCTTAAGAGGCTGGA is part of the Acidilobus sp. 7A genome and encodes:
- a CDS encoding FprA family A-type flavoprotein; amino-acid sequence: MKDFTKPLTVADGIHWVGVNDRRKVRFENMWPIPEGISYNAYVIDAGDGFIAVDGVEEDYSEEYFSKLRAVVGDLSRVKLIVVNHLEPDHQGTLEELVRRTAAPVAISSVGAKMIDDFYDVPGDRLRPVKDGEVLEVGSRRLRFIYTPWLHWPETMMTLEEVNGVLFTCDVFGSYRALSEGLFDDEVPLDKYIPEAKRYYVNIVGKYAKNTLDALKKLGPLMSSVKVIAPAHGPLYRSNPRLPLDLYEEWVLPRPEREVSILYISMYGHTVKALKRLEEDLSSRGLNVKAIDAAEVHISDVLSEANNSAGLIVMFPTYDASIPMPLYEALYTFQVKMFGRGRPAGVVTSYGWGPIAKIAADQLQRSGFKVVEPLVTLRTRPRPEELEKMDELAASVAKAVGEFMASQRGS